A stretch of Ligilactobacillus faecis DNA encodes these proteins:
- the recN gene encoding DNA repair protein RecN, which yields MLQELMIQDFAIIDHLEVEFSSQMTVLTGETGAGKSIIIDALGLLAGGRGSSDFIRKGAAKSLLQGQFSLMQDTKTVELLADLGIECDDGILILQRDLYRNGKNVCRINGVLVNLTTLRQIGKTLIDIHGQNEHQELMHPERHLALVDGYNKEITDKLTVYQRAYHEYRKLQTALEKREKNAHEWAQRLDMLQFQVNEIEEADLRSGEEEELQEQKLQLDNFQTINHALEAGYQALNGEELDVMGVLGNVMDELEEISDLNSDLNEIYEKVSGAYYELQDAAHEISGQLSDLEWDEELLNSIEERLETISRLKRKYGDSIEHILTYYDEIRAELDQMQLSDEDLEQQVEQVAKAKETARKLATELTDLRKQTAKRLENEIHRQLSELYMDKAVFEVRFLPETGELMETGADRVEFYIQTNPGEEMGALAKIASGGELSRIMLALKTIFAQNKGVTSIIFDEVDTGVSGRVAQAIAEKISQIAQHSQVLCITHLPQVAAVADHHYFISKHITAGRTETALKVLSEEERIEELARMLSGSAITALTLEHARELLALAKND from the coding sequence TTGTTACAAGAGTTGATGATCCAGGATTTTGCTATTATTGATCACTTAGAGGTCGAATTTAGCTCACAGATGACGGTTTTGACAGGGGAGACTGGGGCAGGTAAGTCGATCATCATTGATGCTTTAGGGTTATTAGCAGGTGGACGAGGTTCAAGTGATTTTATTCGTAAAGGAGCGGCCAAATCTTTACTTCAAGGCCAATTCAGTTTGATGCAAGACACAAAAACAGTTGAGCTCTTAGCTGATTTGGGGATCGAATGTGATGATGGTATTTTGATCTTACAACGAGATCTATATCGAAATGGTAAAAATGTCTGTCGAATAAACGGCGTTTTAGTAAATCTGACAACTTTACGCCAGATCGGAAAAACATTGATCGATATCCATGGACAAAATGAACATCAAGAATTGATGCATCCTGAACGTCATTTGGCTTTAGTTGACGGTTATAATAAAGAAATCACTGACAAGCTTACAGTCTACCAAAGAGCTTATCATGAATATCGCAAACTTCAAACAGCGCTTGAAAAACGTGAAAAAAATGCTCACGAATGGGCGCAACGTCTCGATATGCTTCAATTTCAAGTCAATGAGATCGAAGAAGCAGATCTCAGAAGTGGTGAAGAAGAAGAATTGCAAGAGCAAAAATTACAACTAGATAATTTCCAGACGATCAATCATGCTTTAGAAGCTGGATATCAAGCTTTGAATGGCGAAGAATTAGATGTGATGGGGGTTCTTGGCAATGTGATGGATGAGCTTGAAGAGATCTCAGACTTAAATTCAGATCTAAATGAGATCTATGAAAAAGTTTCTGGAGCTTATTATGAATTACAAGATGCAGCCCATGAGATCTCAGGTCAGTTGAGTGACCTTGAGTGGGATGAAGAGCTCCTCAATTCGATCGAGGAGCGTCTAGAAACGATCAGTCGCTTAAAGCGCAAATATGGTGATTCGATCGAGCATATCTTAACGTACTATGATGAGATCCGGGCTGAGTTAGACCAAATGCAACTTAGTGATGAAGATCTTGAGCAACAAGTCGAACAAGTCGCAAAGGCTAAAGAAACAGCACGCAAACTGGCAACTGAATTGACGGATTTACGTAAACAGACAGCTAAAAGGTTAGAAAATGAGATCCACCGACAATTGAGTGAGCTTTACATGGATAAAGCTGTGTTTGAAGTTCGTTTTTTACCTGAGACAGGTGAGTTGATGGAAACTGGTGCCGATCGCGTTGAATTTTATATCCAAACGAATCCAGGTGAAGAGATGGGAGCGTTAGCTAAGATCGCTTCAGGTGGTGAGCTTTCGCGGATCATGCTAGCCTTAAAAACGATCTTTGCACAAAATAAAGGTGTTACGAGTATTATTTTCGATGAGGTCGACACTGGTGTGAGCGGTCGTGTTGCGCAAGCAATCGCAGAAAAGATCAGTCAGATCGCGCAACATTCACAAGTTTTATGTATAACACATTTACCACAAGTCGCAGCAGTAGCTGATCATCATTATTTCATTTCCAAACATATCACAGCGGGGCGGACTGAGACAGCCCTTAAAGTTTTGAGTGAAGAAGAACGGATCGAAGAACTAGCTCGAATGCTTTCAGGATCAGCGATCACAGCTTTGACGCTCGAGCATGCCCGAGAACTATTAGCCTTAGCCAAAAATGATTAA
- a CDS encoding substrate-binding periplasmic protein, producing the protein MSKQKKFYLLLLSTFLGLFCLNLRSNVVVARSSFTMGILENDKPYSYKNDQNWQGFSIELAHQLEEVTDTKINFKAYSSQEKMQTALKNGQIDFILGDKANFSKSYQSTKAFLYPKNILFTRHDSKTKKLDKMLHKKVGLLKSGQQQALLKELGLKPVVFADPTELLEALEKSQISAGILSDYSYHALLKAEPTLAKVPTTATKAEKNAVLHRISDPNVLALSLSLITHDHPKINETLTKAINELRSTEKIAELSQKYFTKDLTLN; encoded by the coding sequence ATGTCAAAGCAAAAAAAATTCTACCTACTACTGCTTAGCACTTTCCTAGGCTTATTTTGCCTAAATTTAAGATCAAATGTAGTTGTAGCACGCTCTTCTTTTACCATGGGGATCTTGGAAAATGATAAGCCCTACAGCTATAAAAATGATCAAAATTGGCAAGGCTTTTCTATCGAATTAGCCCATCAATTAGAAGAGGTAACTGACACCAAGATAAACTTCAAAGCTTATTCGAGCCAAGAAAAAATGCAGACTGCTTTAAAAAATGGGCAGATCGACTTCATCTTGGGTGATAAAGCTAATTTTTCTAAGAGTTATCAAAGTACCAAAGCTTTTCTCTACCCTAAAAATATTCTCTTTACCCGCCATGATTCTAAGACAAAAAAACTAGATAAAATGTTGCATAAAAAAGTTGGTCTGCTAAAAAGTGGCCAACAACAAGCTCTCCTAAAAGAACTTGGTTTAAAACCCGTCGTTTTCGCTGATCCAACTGAACTGCTAGAAGCCCTTGAAAAGTCACAAATATCAGCTGGGATCCTAAGCGACTACAGCTACCATGCCCTCTTAAAAGCTGAGCCCACATTAGCTAAAGTCCCGACCACAGCTACTAAGGCTGAAAAAAATGCTGTTTTACATCGCATCTCAGATCCTAACGTCTTAGCCCTGTCTTTGAGTCTGATCACTCATGATCATCCCAAGATAAACGAAACTTTAACGAAAGCGATCAATGAGTTGCGCTCTACCGAAAAAATCGCTGAGCTTTCACAAAAATATTTCACCAAAGACCTGACCTTAAATTAA
- a CDS encoding G5 domain-containing protein codes for MSKSNRSKWQMGEQKQRFAIRKFSQGVFSVLVGTMFVFGTPAVIKGDEIAAAHIGTKKKEQYQIKFQHVTEASLTSEQRAKVIYDNPPKTKVGSDQVYYLIYRPVATQDLPQTGEGAMPWELGAFGASALIMGLGILPSRGRKYRFLTAIIVASTVVGVGSSVASASPSFAELSNYDRAYLVAEDEELPEIATQHVGYQYIGYLLVSDIKHHEESVPTTRPVTEKLVPNSDKRSNTDSPVTGMDKPEIPEETTQTVVKETKTEPVRYETQYVADPELLEGTTSVRTPGQAGERTIVYEVTRDATGKEISRVEKSNTITKVPVTEVIARGTKVKEPEEPKVTVSEESKVESVGYETQYVADPNMDSGTTAVKIPGQAGERTIVYEVTRDATGKEISRVEKSNTITKAPVTEVIARGTKVKEPEEPKVTVSEESKVESVGYETQYIEDPNMDSGTTAVKMPGQAGERTIVYEVTRDATGKEISRVEKSNTITKAPVTEVIARGTKVKEPEEPKVTVSEESKVESVGYETQYVADPNMDSGTTAVKIPGQAGERTIVYEVTRDATGKEISRVEKSNTITKAPVTEVIARGTKVKEPEEPKVTVSEESKVESVGYETQYIEDPNMDSGTTAVKMPGQAGERTIVYEVTRDATGKEISRVEKSNTITKAPVTEVIARGTKVKEPEEPKVTVSEESKVESVRYETQYVADPELLEGTTSVRTPGQAGERTIVYEVTRDATGKEISRVEKSNTITKAPVTEVIAQGTKVKEPEEPKVTVSEESKVESVGYETQYVADPELLEGTTSVRTPGQAGERTIVYEVTRDATGKEISRVEKSNTITKVPVTEVIARGTKVKEPEEPKVTVSEESKVESVGYETQYVADPELLEGTTSVRTPGQAGERTIVYEVTRDATGKEISRVEKSNTITKAPVTEVIARGTKVKEPEEPKVTVSEESKVESVGYETQYVADPNMDSGTTAVKTPGQAGERTIVYEVTRDATGKEISRVEKSNTITKVPVTEVIARGTKVKEPEEPKVTVSEESKVESVGYETQYIEDPNMDSGTTAVKMPGQAGERTIVYEVTRDATGKEISRVEKSNTITKVPVTEVIARGTKVKEPEEPKVTVSEETKVESVGYETQYVADPELLEGTTSVRTPGQAGERTIVYEVTRDVTGKEISRVEKSNTITKAPVTEVIVQGTKVKEPEVTVSEESQVESVGYETQYVADPELLEGTTSVRTPGQAGERTIVYEVTRDATGKEISRVEKSNTITKAPVTEVIARGTKVKEPEVTVSEESQVESVGYETQYVADPELLEGTTSVRTPGQAGERTIVYEVTRDATGKEISRVEKSNTITKAPVTEVIAQGTKPKTTVTEEVLVEKIPYTSEIQSDPELFVGTTVVKTAGQAGERTIVYEVTRDTNGKELARVEKSDEITKVPVNEVVAKGTKLYAKPLVELVRTDESADNRVAAVSYTVTDPNKKLQAIKVSLYKENEKITEKLVDLATLTTTFADLAYNTNYRLETEYTYDIGQGDQTENLKPITVELTPKKVELKNVDNISLYQLGTNGGLELVSSLAELPTDPNKYVAKIVSRQQKDWYLPVASFEEIKLGEKTKYQATIATPELVTYQADKRDFSTGHTFLIDKTEVSNEYTNFAELIKAIKADPTGDFILAADLNALGFAGTDANYITETFSGTLRSKAGNSYTISNLNKPLFNVVKGATIANILLENVEINDNIANTGSLARVLDGALISNVNIKGTIASTQTTGGLAARIKNNTQISRASFTGTITLTGNAYDQGGGLVGYAENSRIARSFADVYLTAKVYNTNDNVGGLVGRLASGVVEKSYATGTIKNDGLVKRAGGLIGSAWTNGRVVDAISAVKMENGYIFHGDVDFKRPPHQKTYYVSEVASGLTNDYPTAITEATAKEMIQNWQVAAPTWKAATVAQIIDYSQLPNYQAERELAYRNMEKLLPFYDRYTILKYGNKVLPSDKLYTTALTAVVPMKAGKVVGDSVVEPGQLTSLLLHFADETVTKVALESLGEYKQTNISEYQFANGLLYTPYQLGGEWDQLLTEVVTAYQTLNYYATETTASLALQPAEDSLKKAKKTALENYQKMHPAEVLTAEKTAAIEAKAVEQLRIEQLNELYLQDAFAKVQKDIKAQLGSLTTSMAVVDLNSAVIREDLKQRLEAKKLELTLALAYLERLYHINYGELDLHAIAAYYPDFYGKKVDILSWLSDFSKQGTKLAVKNNYATYAALFSQLTGDQDVVTYLEHNRRLFAPQLDDNTWFKGATKAYVYEAASKQVPDATVQIYDRLKGRNRLEYLNYLLPLLNLSEKNMFMFTTMTTVSFGIYERYIDEALKSAPTVYAAKQANIDRAVDKYAQVMADYYDTWYRIVDDKVKNQLLTRDIPIWDGYWIIDNTKTGSWKNRWVDKFDKSVSGVYEFFAPVGKMYAPNGVGAYATGSLVNFVVDGQLSDYGVAVSSHEMTHNLDGAVYFNGYDRRQEMGAETFAMGLLEVPSTPDQSQYGLNLAFDWSNKKNLTQASSFSDFTSSADLKRYMKGVFDVTYLLDYAEAQAIVAMSNADRRQYLRQITYDTNAKQDKITNSGLTYAEGIKLTSWESLIDNNIVVARSLSGGSYGKNAYMTVPLYAPIYAGLQNDNGSVGGLLFRKTAFELLADRGWEEGFIPYVSNQYKNQAKAEGEVFGDAYIFKQIWGTEYANYAEFKKAMFNERIAKKDNLRAITITYNKKQETIDSFAKLQTLMDQASAADMLLMRAGKRAVNVDNLKKAIMVEYHSLTDSFKTSIFN; via the coding sequence ATGTCTAAGTCAAACCGCTCGAAGTGGCAGATGGGTGAGCAAAAACAGCGATTTGCGATCAGAAAATTCTCACAGGGAGTTTTTTCTGTTTTAGTTGGGACGATGTTTGTTTTCGGGACTCCTGCAGTTATCAAAGGAGATGAAATAGCAGCTGCTCATATCGGAACAAAGAAAAAAGAACAGTATCAGATCAAATTTCAGCATGTAACTGAGGCTAGTTTAACTTCAGAACAAAGAGCAAAAGTTATTTATGATAATCCACCTAAGACTAAAGTCGGCAGTGATCAAGTCTATTATCTAATTTATCGCCCAGTGGCAACGCAGGATTTGCCACAAACAGGAGAAGGTGCAATGCCTTGGGAACTAGGGGCGTTTGGAGCTAGTGCACTGATCATGGGGCTAGGAATACTTCCGAGCCGAGGACGTAAATATCGCTTTTTGACAGCTATCATTGTGGCTTCGACTGTAGTAGGAGTAGGAAGCTCAGTGGCTAGTGCTAGTCCAAGTTTTGCTGAGTTAAGCAATTATGACCGAGCTTATTTGGTAGCAGAAGATGAAGAGCTACCAGAAATAGCAACACAACATGTTGGTTATCAATATATTGGCTATCTTCTAGTTAGTGATATCAAGCATCATGAAGAGTCAGTACCGACTACACGACCGGTTACAGAAAAATTAGTTCCAAATAGTGATAAAAGATCGAACACTGACTCACCAGTAACTGGAATGGATAAACCAGAAATTCCTGAAGAAACAACACAAACAGTGGTCAAAGAAACCAAGACTGAGCCAGTCAGATACGAAACCCAATATGTGGCAGATCCAGAGTTACTTGAAGGAACAACAAGTGTACGAACGCCGGGTCAAGCAGGCGAGCGCACAATCGTGTATGAAGTGACACGTGATGCCACAGGAAAAGAAATAAGCCGGGTAGAAAAAAGTAACACTATAACCAAAGTGCCAGTAACAGAGGTGATCGCCCGAGGTACAAAAGTCAAAGAACCTGAAGAACCGAAAGTAACGGTAAGCGAAGAAAGCAAAGTTGAGTCAGTGGGCTATGAGACCCAATATGTGGCAGATCCAAATATGGACAGTGGGACAACCGCGGTCAAAATTCCGGGTCAAGCGGGCGAGCGCACGATCGTGTATGAAGTGACACGTGATGCCACAGGAAAAGAAATAAGTCGGGTAGAAAAAAGTAACACCATAACCAAAGCGCCAGTAACAGAAGTGATCGCCCGAGGCACAAAAGTCAAAGAACCTGAAGAACCAAAAGTAACGGTAAGCGAAGAAAGCAAAGTTGAGTCAGTCGGCTATGAAACACAATATATAGAAGATCCAAATATGGACAGTGGGACAACCGCGGTCAAAATGCCGGGTCAAGCGGGCGAGCGCACGATCGTGTATGAAGTGACACGTGATGCCACAGGAAAAGAAATAAGTCGCGTAGAAAAAAGTAACACCATAACCAAAGCGCCAGTAACAGAAGTAATCGCCCGAGGCACAAAAGTCAAAGAACCTGAAGAACCGAAAGTAACGGTAAGCGAAGAAAGCAAAGTTGAGTCAGTGGGCTATGAGACCCAATATGTGGCAGATCCAAATATGGACAGTGGGACAACCGCGGTCAAAATTCCGGGTCAAGCGGGCGAGCGCACGATCGTGTATGAAGTGACACGTGATGCCACAGGAAAAGAAATAAGTCGGGTAGAAAAAAGTAACACCATAACCAAAGCGCCAGTAACAGAAGTGATCGCCCGAGGCACAAAAGTCAAAGAACCTGAAGAACCAAAAGTAACGGTAAGCGAAGAAAGCAAAGTTGAGTCAGTCGGCTATGAAACACAATATATAGAAGATCCAAATATGGACAGTGGGACAACCGCGGTCAAAATGCCGGGTCAAGCGGGCGAGCGCACGATCGTGTATGAAGTGACACGTGATGCCACAGGAAAAGAAATAAGTCGCGTAGAAAAAAGTAACACCATAACCAAAGCGCCAGTAACAGAAGTAATCGCCCGAGGCACAAAAGTCAAAGAACCTGAAGAACCGAAAGTAACGGTAAGCGAAGAAAGCAAAGTTGAGTCAGTCAGATACGAAACCCAATATGTGGCAGATCCAGAGTTACTTGAAGGAACGACAAGCGTACGAACGCCAGGTCAAGCAGGCGAGCGCACGATCGTGTATGAAGTGACACGCGATGCCACAGGAAAAGAAATAAGTCGCGTAGAAAAAAGTAACACTATAACGAAAGCGCCAGTAACAGAAGTGATCGCCCAAGGTACAAAAGTCAAAGAACCTGAAGAACCGAAAGTAACGGTAAGCGAAGAAAGCAAAGTTGAGTCAGTGGGCTATGAGACCCAATATGTGGCAGATCCAGAGTTACTTGAAGGAACAACAAGTGTACGAACGCCGGGTCAAGCAGGCGAGCGCACGATCGTGTATGAAGTGACACGTGATGCCACAGGAAAAGAAATAAGCCGGGTAGAAAAAAGTAACACTATAACCAAAGTGCCAGTAACAGAGGTGATCGCCCGAGGTACAAAAGTCAAAGAACCTGAAGAACCAAAAGTAACGGTAAGCGAAGAAAGCAAAGTTGAGTCAGTGGGCTATGAGACCCAATATGTGGCAGATCCAGAGTTACTTGAAGGAACAACAAGTGTACGAACGCCAGGTCAAGCGGGCGAGCGCACGATCGTGTATGAAGTGACACGTGATGCCACAGGAAAAGAAATAAGTCGCGTAGAAAAAAGTAACACCATAACCAAAGCGCCAGTAACAGAAGTGATCGCCCGAGGCACAAAAGTCAAAGAACCTGAAGAACCGAAAGTAACGGTAAGCGAAGAAAGCAAAGTCGAGTCAGTGGGCTATGAGACCCAGTATGTGGCTGATCCAAATATGGACAGTGGGACAACCGCGGTCAAAACGCCAGGCCAGGCAGGTGAGCGCACGATCGTGTATGAAGTAACTCGTGATGCCACAGGAAAAGAAATAAGCCGGGTAGAAAAAAGTAACACTATAACCAAAGTGCCAGTAACAGAGGTGATCGCCCGAGGTACAAAAGTCAAAGAACCTGAAGAACCGAAAGTAACGGTAAGCGAAGAAAGCAAAGTTGAGTCAGTCGGCTATGAAACACAATATATAGAAGATCCAAATATGGACAGTGGGACAACCGCGGTCAAAATGCCGGGTCAAGCGGGCGAGCGCACGATCGTGTATGAAGTGACACGTGATGCCACAGGAAAAGAAATAAGTCGGGTAGAAAAAAGTAACACTATAACCAAAGTGCCAGTAACAGAAGTAATCGCCCGAGGCACAAAAGTCAAAGAACCTGAAGAACCGAAAGTAACGGTAAGCGAAGAAACCAAAGTTGAGTCAGTGGGCTATGAGACCCAATATGTGGCAGATCCAGAGTTACTTGAAGGAACGACAAGCGTACGAACGCCAGGTCAAGCAGGCGAGCGCACGATAGTGTATGAAGTGACACGTGACGTCACAGGAAAAGAAATAAGTCGGGTAGAAAAAAGCAACACTATAACCAAAGCGCCAGTGACAGAAGTGATCGTCCAAGGTACAAAAGTCAAAGAACCAGAAGTAACGGTAAGCGAAGAAAGCCAAGTTGAGTCAGTGGGCTATGAGACCCAGTATGTAGCAGATCCAGAGTTACTTGAAGGAACGACAAGCGTACGAACGCCGGGTCAAGCAGGCGAGCGTACGATCGTGTATGAAGTGACACGTGACGCCACAGGAAAAGAAATAAGTCGGGTAGAAAAAAGTAACACCATAACCAAAGCGCCAGTAACAGAAGTGATCGCCCGAGGTACAAAAGTCAAAGAACCAGAAGTAACGGTAAGCGAAGAAAGCCAAGTCGAGTCAGTGGGCTATGAGACCCAATATGTGGCAGATCCAGAGTTACTTGAAGGAACAACAAGTGTACGAACGCCAGGTCAAGCAGGCGAGCGTACGATCGTGTATGAAGTGACACGTGACGCCACAGGAAAAGAAATAAGTCGGGTAGAAAAGAGCAACACTATAACCAAAGCGCCAGTGACAGAGGTGATCGCACAAGGGACTAAGCCAAAAACCACAGTGACAGAAGAAGTTTTAGTAGAGAAGATCCCTTATACGAGTGAGATCCAAAGTGATCCCGAACTTTTTGTTGGAACAACAGTCGTTAAAACAGCAGGCCAAGCAGGCGAGCGCACGATTGTATATGAAGTGACACGCGATACTAATGGAAAAGAGCTTGCACGTGTAGAAAAGAGTGATGAGATCACCAAAGTACCAGTAAATGAGGTCGTTGCTAAAGGAACTAAGTTATATGCTAAGCCATTAGTCGAGCTCGTTAGGACAGACGAGTCTGCTGATAATAGAGTAGCCGCTGTTAGCTACACTGTAACTGATCCTAATAAGAAATTACAGGCTATAAAAGTAAGTTTGTACAAAGAAAACGAAAAAATAACTGAAAAATTAGTTGATCTAGCTACCTTAACGACGACTTTTGCTGATCTAGCTTACAATACGAATTATCGACTCGAAACAGAGTACACTTATGATATTGGTCAAGGTGATCAGACTGAGAACTTAAAACCGATCACGGTGGAATTGACACCTAAAAAAGTTGAGCTGAAAAATGTTGATAATATCAGCTTATACCAATTAGGGACCAATGGTGGACTAGAGTTAGTCTCTAGTTTAGCTGAGTTACCAACTGATCCTAATAAATATGTTGCCAAGATCGTGTCACGCCAACAAAAAGATTGGTATTTACCGGTCGCTTCATTTGAAGAGATCAAACTAGGTGAAAAGACTAAGTATCAAGCTACGATCGCGACCCCAGAATTGGTGACTTATCAAGCTGACAAACGTGATTTTTCTACGGGACACACTTTTTTGATCGATAAGACAGAAGTTTCAAATGAATACACCAACTTTGCTGAGTTGATCAAGGCGATAAAAGCTGATCCAACGGGTGATTTTATCCTCGCAGCCGATCTGAATGCTCTTGGCTTTGCTGGGACAGATGCCAATTATATCACTGAGACATTTAGCGGGACTTTGCGCAGTAAAGCTGGTAATTCCTATACGATCTCCAATTTGAATAAACCACTGTTTAATGTGGTCAAGGGTGCAACGATAGCAAATATCTTGTTAGAAAATGTTGAGATCAATGATAATATTGCTAACACTGGGAGTTTAGCTCGTGTCTTAGATGGAGCTTTGATCAGCAATGTCAATATAAAAGGTACGATCGCTTCGACGCAAACAACTGGTGGCCTAGCAGCGCGGATCAAAAATAATACGCAGATCTCACGAGCATCATTTACCGGTACGATCACCCTAACAGGTAATGCTTATGATCAAGGTGGTGGCTTAGTCGGATATGCTGAAAATTCTAGGATCGCGCGCAGCTTTGCAGATGTTTATCTGACGGCTAAGGTCTATAATACCAATGATAATGTTGGTGGCTTAGTTGGACGTTTGGCAAGTGGTGTGGTCGAAAAGAGTTATGCTACAGGGACGATAAAAAATGATGGTCTAGTAAAACGTGCTGGTGGTCTGATCGGAAGTGCTTGGACAAACGGGCGCGTTGTTGATGCGATAAGTGCAGTTAAGATGGAAAATGGTTATATTTTCCACGGTGATGTTGATTTCAAAAGGCCCCCTCATCAAAAGACGTACTATGTTTCTGAGGTCGCAAGTGGTCTGACTAATGATTATCCGACTGCGATCACTGAAGCGACCGCCAAGGAAATGATCCAAAATTGGCAAGTCGCTGCTCCAACGTGGAAAGCTGCGACCGTAGCTCAAATTATCGATTATTCGCAACTACCAAACTATCAAGCTGAGCGCGAATTAGCTTACAGAAATATGGAAAAATTACTGCCATTTTATGATCGGTATACTATTTTGAAATATGGAAATAAAGTTTTGCCAAGCGATAAACTTTATACGACCGCGTTGACGGCAGTTGTCCCAATGAAAGCTGGAAAAGTGGTAGGTGATTCGGTCGTAGAGCCGGGGCAATTGACGAGCCTATTGCTCCATTTTGCTGATGAAACGGTAACTAAAGTAGCACTTGAGTCCTTAGGTGAGTATAAACAAACTAATATCAGTGAGTATCAGTTCGCTAATGGACTGCTCTATACACCATATCAATTGGGCGGAGAATGGGATCAATTGCTCACAGAAGTCGTTACTGCTTACCAAACATTGAACTATTATGCTACAGAAACAACGGCAAGTTTGGCTCTACAACCAGCAGAAGATAGTTTGAAGAAGGCTAAAAAAACAGCCCTTGAAAATTATCAAAAAATGCATCCAGCTGAAGTGTTGACAGCTGAAAAAACTGCTGCGATCGAAGCTAAGGCGGTAGAACAATTGCGGATCGAACAGCTAAATGAGCTGTATCTCCAAGATGCATTTGCCAAAGTCCAAAAAGACATCAAAGCTCAACTGGGTTCTTTGACGACTTCAATGGCTGTTGTTGACCTAAATTCTGCGGTGATCCGTGAAGATCTCAAGCAGAGATTAGAAGCTAAGAAACTAGAATTGACACTAGCGTTGGCGTATCTGGAACGGTTATATCACATCAATTATGGTGAGTTAGATCTGCATGCGATCGCGGCTTATTATCCAGATTTTTATGGTAAGAAAGTAGATATTTTGTCATGGTTAAGTGACTTTTCTAAGCAGGGAACAAAATTAGCGGTCAAAAATAATTATGCGACATATGCAGCCCTCTTTAGTCAGCTGACAGGTGATCAAGATGTCGTTACCTATTTAGAGCATAATCGCCGTTTGTTTGCCCCACAGTTAGATGACAACACGTGGTTCAAGGGGGCAACTAAAGCGTATGTTTATGAAGCAGCATCTAAACAAGTGCCTGATGCCACAGTTCAGATATATGATCGGCTGAAGGGCAGAAATCGTTTGGAATATCTAAACTACCTCTTACCGCTCCTCAACTTGAGTGAGAAAAATATGTTTATGTTCACGACGATGACAACCGTCTCATTTGGTATCTATGAGCGTTATATCGATGAAGCACTTAAAAGTGCCCCGACTGTGTATGCGGCTAAACAAGCCAATATTGACCGAGCTGTCGATAAGTATGCACAGGTCATGGCGGATTATTATGATACTTGGTATCGTATCGTCGATGATAAAGTGAAAAATCAATTGCTCACACGCGATATTCCGATCTGGGATGGATATTGGATCATTGATAATACTAAAACAGGCAGTTGGAAGAATCGCTGGGTCGATAAGTTCGATAAATCAGTGTCTGGAGTTTATGAATTCTTTGCTCCAGTTGGTAAGATGTATGCTCCTAATGGGGTCGGGGCCTATGCAACTGGTTCATTAGTCAATTTTGTAGTCGATGGTCAGTTGAGTGATTACGGTGTGGCTGTAAGTTCTCATGAAATGACGCATAATCTAGATGGGGCTGTTTATTTTAACGGCTATGATCGTCGTCAAGAAATGGGAGCTGAGACTTTTGCGATGGGGCTATTAGAAGTGCCATCTACTCCAGATCAGAGTCAATATGGCTTGAACTTGGCTTTTGATTGGTCAAATAAAAAGAATTTAACACAAGCAAGTAGTTTTAGTGATTTTACTTCGAGTGCCGACCTCAAACGCTATATGAAAGGCGTCTTTGATGTTACCTATTTGTTAGATTATGCGGAAGCCCAAGCGATCGTAGCGATGAGTAATGCCGATCGGCGCCAGTATCTACGGCAGATCACTTATGATACGAATGCTAAACAAGATAAGATCACTAATAGTGGTCTGACTTATGCTGAAGGTATCAAACTGACGAGTTGGGAAAGTCTGATCGATAACAACATCGTAGTTGCACGCAGTCTTAGTGGTGGAAGTTATGGCAAGAACGCCTATATGACAGTGCCATTGTACGCTCCGATCTATGCTGGGCTTCAAAATGATAACGGCAGTGTTGGGGGCTTGCTCTTTAGAAAGACAGCTTTTGAACTCTTAGCAGATCGTGGTTGGGAAGAAGGCTTTATCCCATACGTCTCCAATCAATATAAAAATCAGGCTAAAGCTGAAGGCGAAGTCTTTGGTGATGCCTATATCTTTAAACAGATCTGGGGTACAGAGTATGCAAATTATGCTGAATTCAAAAAAGCGATGTTCAATGAACGGATCGCTAAAAAAGATAATTTAAGAGCGATCACGATCACGTACAACAAGAAACAAGAAACGATCGATTCGTTTGCTAAGTTACAGACGTTGATGGACCAAGCAAGTGCAGCTGATATGTTATTGATGCGTGCGGGTAAGCGAGCTGTCAACGTAGATAATCTAAAGAAGGCGATCATGGTCGAATATCATTCTCTGACTGATAGTTTTAAGACTTCGATCTTTAACTGA